AACGGAATCCGTATGACCCCGGCGTTCAGGCCCGCACGGCCTTCAGCGCCGGGGTCAGCGGGCCCGCTGGTGGTACCCGGCGTTGGGCATGAAGCCCAGCGCGCTGCTGACGCGGTTGGTCATGTTGAACATCCCGATCACCTGGGTGGCCTCGAGAATGTCGTGGTCATTCAGGCCAGCCGCGCGCAGCGGGGTCAGATCGTGTTCGGTCATGTCGGCGGGCGTGCGCGTCAGTTTCTCCGCGAAGGCGCACAGCGCCGCCTGCCGCCCGGTCAGGGTCGCGTGCCGCCAGTTGACGGCGACCGTGTCGGCCCAGGCGGGGTCGCCGCTGTACTCGCGCAGGGCCGCTCCGTGCGAGACGGCGCAGTACACGCAGCGGTTGACGCTGCTGACCACCACGGCCAGCAGTTCGCGTTCCGTGTGGGTCAGGTGACCGTCGCGGTTGACGAGCGTGTTGAAGGCGTTCCACCACGCCAGGAACTGCTCGCCGTTCAGGGCCTGCGCGCGGAACACGTTCGGAACGAAGCCCAGGTTCGCCTCGGCTTTCGCCCAGAGTTTCTGCACGCCTTCGGGGGCGTCGGTGTCGTCGGGAACGGCCAGCCAGGAGATCCGGTTCATGGTCCGTCCAGGGTAGAGCACCGGGGGGGCCGGGTGCGTGGCATCATCGGCGGGTGCCTGCGTTCCGTGCCGAGCTGGTCAGCGTTCCGATGTACGCCAATGTGTTCCTGCTGACCACCCCGCAGGGGCGGCTGCTGGTCGATACCGGCACGGTGGTGCACGCGCCGCGCTTCATGGGTCTGCTGCGGTCGTTCCGGCCGGACGCGCTGCTGGTCACGCACGCCCACCCGGATCACGCGGGGGGCGCGTTCCTGGCGGCGCGGGCGGGCCTGAACGTGCTGGCGCACCCACTGGAGCACCCGGCGCTGCTGGGTCAGGTGCATGACCTGCCGTACCCGGCGGGCCGGCCGGGCGTGGGGCGACTGGTCTCACGCGCGCACCCGAAGGTGCCAGGGTCGGCGTTGCGGGCGGCACTGCCCGGTCAGGAGCTGCTGGGCTGGGAGGTCGTTCACCTGCCGGGCCACACCGCCGGGCAGATCGGCGTGCGGCGCGGGGGCGTGCTGATCGCGGCGGACGCCGTGGTGGGCAGCGTGGACGGCGCGCACCTGCCCCGCGCGGCGTACAACCACGACCACGCGCAGGCGCTGGCCACCCTGAAGACTGTGGCGGGCATGGACCTCCGCGAGATCTGGCCCGGCCACGGCGGTCCTCTGACCCCCGCGCAGGTGCAGGCCCGCGCGGCGCGGGACGAGGGTTGATGGATGAAAGTTGATGGTTGACGGAAGGGCGCCCCCTCCATCAACCATCAACCGTTCACTTTCAACCGTGTCTTACTTCTTGGGTTCGTCGGCGATCTGGCCGGTGACGCCGGGGACCACCCAGGCCATGTTGTTCAGTTCGGCGACGGTGGCGACCTTGCCGGCGGGGACGCGCAGGATGCCGTTGCGGTCCTTGATGGGGCCGGTGAAGGGGTCGAACTTGCCGCCCTTCTCCATGTCGGTTTTCAGGGCCATGACGCGGTCGTACACGGTGGTTTTCTTGCCGTTCACGGTCATGCTCTTGGCTTTCAGGGCCGGGACCCATTTGGGGTTGATGGCCATGCCGTCCTGCGCGCCGAGTTCGACGCTGCCGCCGCGCAGCAGGTTCCAGTAGTCGACTTTCTGGAGGTTCTTGGTGTTGTACGTGCCGGTGCGGATCTTGGTCAGGAAGTCGATGTAGATCTTCTCCCAGTGGACGATCTGGCCGCTGACGACGTAGTCGGGCGCGAACTTGTACATGGGCGAGTAGTGCGCGAAGGACGGGATCTTGCGGGCGGCGGCGGTCTGCACGACGGTGGCGGTGTCCTCGGTGAAGGCCAGAGCGCCGGCGCCCTCGCTGATCAGGCTCTCGGCGGCCTCGCGGGCCTTGTTCGGGTCGAACCACGCGTTGATCCACTTGACGCTGACGGTCGCCTTGGGGTTCACGGCGCGGGCGCCCAGCGCGAAGGCGCTGATGTGCCGCTTGAGTTCCGGGACGGGGAACGCCGCGACGTACCCGAGCTTGTCGGTCTTGCTGACGGCGGCGGCCATCATGCCGTTCAGGTAGTAGATCTGGTAGAAGTCCGCCATGTACGTCGCCATGTTCGGGGCGCGTTTGAAGCCGCTGGCGTGCGCGAAGATCACGTTCGGGTACTTCTTGGCGGCGTCGAGGGTCTGGTCCATGAAGCCGAAGCTGGTCGTGAAGATGACCTTGCAGTTGTCCTTGACCAGCCGGTCGATGACGGGCGTCGCCTGACCCTCGGGAACGCTTTCCACGTACTTGGTTTCCAGCCACGGGAGGGCCTTCTCGGTCTTCTTGCGGGCCTCGTCGTGCGCGTAGCTCCAGCCGATGTCGCCGACCGGGCCGACGTAGATGAAGCAGGCTTTCAGTTTGGCGGTCTGCTGGGCCTGCGCGGCGGGGCTGGTGGCCGTGCCGAGCAGGGCCAGGGTGACGGGCAGAGCAGCGAGAATTGTTTTCTTCATGGAAAGACCTCCGGGCGGCCGGAGCCGACGCGCCGCCACTGCTGTTCATTGTGCCTTCATTCTGTCCTCAAGAAAAGGGACAGCCTGACCAGAATGGCACGGAGTCATCCGGGCGCGGCCCCAATGGTTTGCAATCTGTTCCGAAAAACGCCGGCACTGTGACCCCGCACCCGGCAGCTGAACCGATTACGCCCAGAATGCGTATAGCTGTACAGGAGGGCCACCATGACCGACCCACGCACCCCCGAGGATCAGACCCAGCCGAGCGAACTTCAGACGCCGGACGGGCAGCGCCGCATCCTGACACCCGGCAGTGACCTGAACCCCCGCCGTGAATTCCTGCGCAGCGCCGCGCTGTTCACCGGCACGGTCGCCGCGCTGGGCGGCGGCCTGGAAGTCCTGACCCGCCGCCCCGGTGCCGGTAGCGCCGAGGCGCAGGCCGCCGATCCCTTCAGCCGCGCCGACCGTCCGCTCGGGCCGTACGACACCGACGAGAAGGTCACGCCGTACCAGCAGGCCACCACGTACAACAACTTCTACGAGTTCGGCACCGACAAGAGCGACCCGGCCCGCCTCGCCCGCAGCCTCAAAACCCGCCCCTGGACGGTCCGTATTGACGGCGAGGTCCGCAAACCGCAGACCGTCGACATCGACACCCTGCAGTCCTGGTTCCCGCTCGAGGACCGCGTCTACCGCATGCGCTGCGTGGAGGGCTGGAGCATGGTCATGCCGTGGCTGGGGTTCCCGCTGGCCGGCCTGATCCGCCGTCTGGAGCCCACCAGCAAGGCCAAGTACGTGCAGTTCACGGCGCTGCTGGACCCCAAGCAGTTCCCCGGTCAGCGGCAACCGGTGCTGAAATGGCCGTACGTGGAAGGCCTGCGCCTGGACGAGGCGTTGCACCCCCTGTCATTCATGGCGGTCGGCCTGCACGGGCGCGCCCTGCCCGGCCAGAACGGCGCGCCGCTGCGGCTGGTCGTGCCCTGGAAGTACGGCTTCAAGAACATCAAGAGCATCGTGCGGATCACCTTGACCGAGAAGCAACCCCAGACGACCTGGGCGCTGGCCGCCCCGCAGGAGTACGGCTTCTACGCGAACGTGAACCCGGCCGTCCCGCACCCCCGCTGGAGTCAGGCGACCGAGCGGCGCATCGGTGAACTGGGCCGCCGCAAGACCCTGCCGTTCAACGGGTACGCCGACGAGGTCGCCTCGCTATACCGGGGCATGGACCTGCGGAAGAACTTCTGAACGTGACCCGCCCCGTTCCCGCTGCCCGGCCGGCCCGACGTCCCCCCGCCCGCCTGGGGTGGCTGGTCCCGGCCGTCACGGTCGGCGGCCTGCTCCCGGTCGCCGTGCTGATCCTCGACGCCCTGAGCGGCGCGCTGGGCGCCAACCCCATCCAGCGCGCCACGTTACAGACCGGCCTGCTGACGCTGGTGCTGCTGATCCTGTCGCTGGCCTGCACGCCCCTGCGCCTCCTGACCGGCTGGACCTGGCCCGCCCGCATCCGCAAGACGCTGGGCCTGCTGGCCTTCGGGTACGCGGCCCTGCACTTCCTGATCTACCTGTTCGACCACGGCTTCGACCTGGCCCTGATGACCGAGGACGTCCTGAAACGCCCGTTCATCACGGCCGGATTCACCGCGCTGCTGCTGCTGGTGCCGCTAGCCCTGACGAGCACGCCACGCGCCGTGAAACGCCTGGGATTCCAGCGTTGGACGCGCCTGCACCAGCTCTCGTACGTGGCCGTCAGCCTGGGCGCGCTGCACTACTACTGGGGCGTGAAGCAGGACCACACCCCGCCCCTGATCTACGCCGCCGTGATCGCCACACTGTTCCTGATCCGATTCCTGAAACGCCGCCCGGCCCGCCCCGGCCGTCAGGCCGGAAGCCGCCCCGCGAAGCCCTGACCCCCCGCGCCCGCCTCCGACCCGGGGGCGGGCATCGAACCTCCGGCGCGTTCCGTGCGTACCCAGGGAGACGCGCGCCCCTGCACGCCGCCGGAGGACCCATGAACCGACTGATCGCCGCCAGCCTCCTGATCCTCGCTGCTCCCGCATCGTCGGCCACCGGGCCGTCCATGACTGCGCGGGCCGTCACGGTGACCTCCGTGGCGACCGGGCAGACCCCGCCCGAACTGACCGGCGGCCCCTGGCTGAACGCCCCCGCCCCGCTCACCCTGGCCGGACTGAAAGGCAAGGTGGTGCTCGTGAACTTCTGGGTGTACTCGTGCATCAACTGCCATAACAGCCTGCCCACCCTGAAAGGCTGGTACGGGAAGTACCGCACGCAGGGCCTGGAAATCATCGGCGTGCACACCCCGGAATTCGAGTCCGACAGACCCACCGCCAGCGTGCAGGCCGCTCTGAAAGAGGACGGCGTGACCTGGCCGGTCGTGCAGGACAACGCCCGCACCAACTGGCGCGCCTGGGGCATCCGGGCGTGGCCGACGTTCCTGCTGATCGACCGGCATGGCCGGGTCCGGTACACGCACCGGGGCGAGATCAGCTCCCGCTTCCCGCAGGCCATTCCGCTGCTGGACGCCCGCCTCCGGGCGCTGCTGGCCGAGAAGTGATACGGATTCCGTCTGTTTCGCTGACAACCCGGAACATCGCCGGGTTGCCAGCTCCACGCCCGGAACCCGTTCCGCTCCCACTCTGCGGGGCAGCTCTACGAGTCGCGTCCGCTCGGATTGAATGGTTATTGCAAACCATTCAATCGGAGTCCATATGATCCCGGCCCTGCTGCTGGCCGCCACCCTCGGCGCGGCGCCATCTGTCCCGGCCCTGACGGTCAGCGTGCGCCCGCCGCCCGGCGTGGGATTCAATGTGCGCGGCCCGTCGCTGATCACCGTTCAGGCCGGAACGTACCGCCGCGAGTTCCCGCTGACCGGCGTGCCCGACCCCACGTACCCGGACGCCTTCCGCGCCGTGCGGCCCCTGAGCGTGCGCCTGCCCGCCCGCGTGCGCGGCCCCGTGACCCTGCACGCCCGCCTGTTCCTGTGCGACCGCGTCAGCGGCGTCTGCACCGTGCAGGAACACACCCGCCGCGTGACCCTGAAGGCCGGAACGACCGTGCCCGTGGTGCTTCACCTGCCAGCCGAAAGGTGACGCTGAGGCGGACAGGGAAGAGGCCCGGCGTATTCGTACGCCGGGCCTCTCCCACTTCCTGCTGCCTACTGTCTGCTGCCCGTTCTCAGCGTTCGCCGCGCACGTACGCGCGGCCCAGCGCGGCGGGCGCGTTCCCGGCCTGACCGCGCATGCCCGCCAGGGCCAGCACGACCAGGACCAGCACGAACGGCATGGCGCTGAAGACCTCGGTGGGGACGGGACTGTTGCCCTGAAGGCGGAACTGCAGGTAGTACAGGAACCCGAAGAACAGCGCCCCGGCAATGGCGCGCAGCGGCCGCCAGCCGACGAAGATCACCAGGGCCACGGCGATCCAGCCCAGCCCGGCGGTCATGTTGTCCGCCCAGGAGGACCGGTACGACAGCGTCAGGAACGCCCCGGCCATCCCGGCGAGCGCGCCGCCGCCCAGCACGGCCAGCACGCGGGTCAGGCCGACGTTCACGCCCAGCACGTCGGCCGCCGCCGGGTTCTCGCCGACCGAGCGCAGGGTCAGGCCCGAGCGGGTGGCGCCCAGCCAGAAGGCCATCGCGCCCGCCAGCAGCAGGGCCGCGACCGTGAACGGACTGATCGTGAAGCCGCCCAGGTTCCAGTCGGCGACCTTGTTGAACAGCGGCAGGCCCTCGAAGCGCTTGCCGAGCAGACCGGCGGCGCCCGTGCCGATCAGGGCGAGCGCCAGTCCACTCACGAACTGGTTGGCGCGCAGCGTGACGGTCGCTATGGCGTGCAGCAGGGCCAGCGCGGCGCCCGCCAGCATGGCCGCGCCGACCGCCAGCCACAGGTTTGCGTCCGGGCTGCCTGCCGCGACCGCGAAGGCGGCCAGGGCGCCCACGGCCATCAGGCCCTCGACTCCCAGGTTCACGACCCCGGCGCGTTCGTTCAGGATGGCGCCCAGGCAGGCGAGCAGCAGCGGCGTTCCGACCGCCAGGGCGCGCACGAGCGCCTCGGTGAGTACGTTATCCATGAAGGACCTCGGGGTGCGCGGGGCGCGGGCGGCGGGCCGCAGTGGGGGAGAGGCGGCCCGTCACGCGCGGCCCCACTGCACGCGGTGGCGGACGAAGACCTCGCTGGCGATCAGGCACAGCAGGATCACGCCGCTGAAGATATCCACCACACGGAACGGCAGGTTCAGGTCGATCTTCAGGATGTCGCCGCCCGCCAGGATGATGCCCATGACGGGCGCGGTGATCAGGCACAGCGCCGGGTTCCCGCGCGCCAGCCACGCGACGATCACGGCCGTGAACCCGTACCCGAGGCTGATCTGCCCCGCCTCCAGCAGGCGGTGGTGAATCCCGGCGACCTCGCCCGCGCCGGCCAGTCCGGCCGCGCCCCCGGTGATCAGCGCGACCAGCAGCGCCACGCGGCCACTGCTGAGGCCCGCGTAGCGCGCCGCGCCGGGGTTCTCGCCGACCACGCGCAGCGCGTATCCGAACGTGGAGCGCGACAGCACCCACTGCAACCCCAGCGCGACGGCCACGCCCAGCAGCAGCGTGGGCCAGTGCACCTGCGAGCCCGGCAGGGTGGGCAGGTACGTGCTGGCCGGGAAGGTGTCGGTGTAGATGTACCCGCGCACGTCCTTGCCCTTCCACGGCCCGGCGATCAGGTACGTGACGAGCGCCACCGCGATGTAATTGAGCATCAGCGTGGACAGGATCTCGTTCACGTTCACGCGCCGCAGGGCCGCCGCGATCAGCGCCCACAGGCCCCCGCCGACGAAGCCCGCGACGAACACGGCCGGCAGCAGCAGCGGCCCCGGCAGCGGCACGAACAGCGCCGTCCCGGCCGCGAACACCGCGCCCAGCAGCAGTTGCCCCTCGGCGCCGATGTTGAAGAACTGCGCGCGGAACGCCAGGGCCAGCCCCGCCCCGATCAGCAGCAGCGGAATGGTGCGCCGCCCCACCTCGCCCAGGCCGGTGGAGTCGCCCAGCGTGCCGCGCAGCATGGTGCCGTACACCTCGGCCGGGGACTGCCCGGCCAGCGTGAAGATCAGCGCGCAGATCAGCAGGGCCGTCACCAGCGCCGCCAGCGTGACCAGCGCCGCGCGGGCCGCCGACGGAGCGTTCAGGGCCACGAACCTCACGCGCCCACCCCCGCTGAACCCTGATCCGCGCCGGGAATGCTGTGCGGGTGCGCGCCGCCCATCAGCAGCCCCAGCGACTCACGCGTGACTTCGCCTGCCGGGAACGGCCCCAGCAGCGAGCCGCCCACCATGACCGCCACGCGGTCCGACAGACTCAGCAGCTCGTCCAGGTCCTCGCTGACCAGCAGCACGCCCGCGCCCTGCGCCGTGCGGTCCAGCAGCACCCGGTGCACCTGATCGGTCGCGCCGATATCCAGCCCGTACGTGGGATGCACCGCCAGGATCAGCTTCGGCTGCCCGGCCAGTTCGCGCGCCAGGATCAGCTTCTGGATGTTCCCGCCCGACAGCAGCCGCGTGGGCGTGTGAATGCCCGGCGTGGCGACCGCGTACGCCTCCACCTCGCGCCGGGCGCGGTCGTCGGTGGCGCCCAGGTCCCGCGCCAGCCCGCGCGCCAGCGGCGGCCGCCCGAAGTCCCGCAGCGCGAGGTTCTCCGCGACCGTCATCGTCGGCACCGTGCCGCTGTGAATGCGGTCCTCGGGAATGTGCGCCACGCCCGAACGGAAGCGCCCGGCAGCGTCCCCGGACAGCGGCTGACCGTCCAGCGTGACCGTGCCCGTCGCCTCGTGCAGGCCCGCCAGAACCTCGACCAGTTCGCTCTGCCCGTTCCCGGCGATCCCGGCCACGCCCAGCACCTCGCCCCGGCGCAGCTCGAAGCTCACGCCGCGCAGGGCCGGCAGGCCGCGCGATCCCTGCGCACTCAGGTCCTGCACGCTCAGCAGGGCGCCCGCCTCCGGGCCAGGGCCGTCCGCGCGTTTGCGGGTGAAGTCCACGCTGCGCCCCACCATCAGCTCCGCGAGGCTCTCACGGGTCGCGCCCAGGGTCGGCACGCCGCCCACGACCTTCCCGCGCCGCAGCACCGTCACGCGGTCCGCCACCGCCAGCACCTCATCGAGCTTGTGAGAGATGAAGATCAGGCTGCGCCCGTCCGCCTTCAGCTCGCGCATCACGCGGAACAGCCCGTCGGCCTCCTGGGGGGTCAGCACGCTCGTCGGCTCGTCCAGAATCAGGACCCGCGCGCCGCCCAGCAGCGCCCGCACGATCTCCACGCGCTGCTTCTCGCCCGGCGACAGGTCCGACACGCGCGAGTCCGGGTTCACCTCCAGCCCGTACCGCGCCGAGAGTTCCCGCACCCGGCCCGCCACGCGCCGCGCCGGGAACAGGCCGCCCGCGCCGCCCAGCGCCAGATTCTCGGCCACCGAATGCCGCGACACCAGCAGCGGATGCTGCGGCACCAGCCCCACCCCGAGCCGCAGCGCCTGCGCCGGACTGCCGATCCGCACCGCCCGGCCGTCCAGTTCCACCGCGCCCTCGTCCGGCTGGTACAGGCCGTACAGGATCGAGATCAGGGTACTTTTCCCCGCGCCGTTCTCGCCCAGCAGGGCCAGCACCTCGCCTGCGTGGACGGTCAGGTCCACCGCGTCGTTGGCGACCACGCCAGGAAACCGTTTGGTGATGCCGCGCAGCCGCAGCGCAGGCGGCGCCCCCGCAGCGGAGGGCGAACCGGAAAGATCAGAAGAATGTGTCACGCAGAAGAGTCCTTTGGAGTCGCGGCCCGCCGCGCCTGCCCTCGAATGTGCCCGCACAGACCGGGACAACCCGCACAGACTAGGACAAACGGCCGCGCGGGCCGCCGCCCCTGCCCAGCCAGCGCCGGGCCGTACGGGCCAGGGCTGTCAGCCCTCATACGGATTCCGTCTGTTTCGCCCTCAACCCGGAAACGCACCGGGTTGCCAACTCCACGCCCGGAACCCGCTTCTCTCCCACTCGCATCCGCTCGGATTGAACGGCTTTGCAAGCCATTCAATCGGAGTCCGTTCAGTAGAAGTCGCCGCCGCTGGGGAACGTCACGACTTCCGCGATGCCGTGGCGGTTCAGGCGGGCGATGAACCCGGCGTCCTCGCGGTACGCCATGCCGCTGTCCATCGCCACGCACAGCCGCCCCGCGTACGGAATGGGCGCCCCGGCCCCCACGGTCGGGCCGTGCAGGTGCTCGTCGAGCAGCACGTACACCGGCGTGTGCCCGTGCGCGATGCGCTGCCCGCCGAAGGTGCTCAGCATCTGCCGGGCCTTCTCGTCCCCGGCGCCCAGCACGAACGCGAACCGGTCCGTGAAGGTGTTCAGGAACGCGCCCCAGTCGTCCGGGTCGGGGTTCGTCATCAGTTCCAGCACGGCGGCGTTCACGCCCTCGACGCTGCTGCCCAGCTTCAGGTACATCAGGCTGTCGGCGTGCACCAGCAGCCAGTCGTGCGAGGCCGCCATGGCCGGCCGCTCGGACAGCCACGCCAGGTCGCTGGGTTCCAGCAGGTCCGCGTCCCGCACCTGACCGCCGTTCTCCAGCCAGTACTCCCGGTACCCGTAGCGGTCCTGCGGGTCGCTGTGCCGGAACACCAGCGCCGCCAGGAACATCACCTCGTGGTTGCCCAGCAGCGCCGTCACCTGCCCGCCCACCTCCTGCGCCTGCACTTCCAGGCTGCGGATCAGGCGGATCACGCCCACGCCGTTCGGGCCGCGGTCCACGTAGTCACCCAGGAACACCACGTGCGCGTCCCCGGCCGTCCAGCTGCCGTCGAAGTCGATCAGGCCGGCGCGCAGCAGAATGGCGCGCAGCTTGTCGTACGCGCCGTGAATATCCCCGATCACCCACAGCGGCCTCATGCGCGGGCCCCCCACAGCGGGCCGGCGGGGCAGGGGAGGCAGGACAGGTGGACTCCGGCCGGAGGGGAGGGGCAGTGTTCAGGAAGGCCGCAATTCACGCCCCGAAGTGTAGCGCCCCCGCAGCGGCCCGCGCCGACCCTCTGCTGCGTCCCGCTGCCCACTGTCACCCGTCGTCGTCG
The DNA window shown above is from Deinococcus sp. LM3 and carries:
- a CDS encoding peroxidase-related enzyme (This protein belongs to a clade of uncharacterized proteins related to peroxidases such as the alkylhydroperoxidase AhpD.); this translates as MNRISWLAVPDDTDAPEGVQKLWAKAEANLGFVPNVFRAQALNGEQFLAWWNAFNTLVNRDGHLTHTERELLAVVVSSVNRCVYCAVSHGAALREYSGDPAWADTVAVNWRHATLTGRQAALCAFAEKLTRTPADMTEHDLTPLRAAGLNDHDILEATQVIGMFNMTNRVSSALGFMPNAGYHQRAR
- a CDS encoding ABC transporter permease produces the protein MDNVLTEALVRALAVGTPLLLACLGAILNERAGVVNLGVEGLMAVGALAAFAVAAGSPDANLWLAVGAAMLAGAALALLHAIATVTLRANQFVSGLALALIGTGAAGLLGKRFEGLPLFNKVADWNLGGFTISPFTVAALLLAGAMAFWLGATRSGLTLRSVGENPAAADVLGVNVGLTRVLAVLGGGALAGMAGAFLTLSYRSSWADNMTAGLGWIAVALVIFVGWRPLRAIAGALFFGFLYYLQFRLQGNSPVPTEVFSAMPFVLVLVVLALAGMRGQAGNAPAALGRAYVRGER
- the msrP gene encoding protein-methionine-sulfoxide reductase catalytic subunit MsrP, with translation MTDPRTPEDQTQPSELQTPDGQRRILTPGSDLNPRREFLRSAALFTGTVAALGGGLEVLTRRPGAGSAEAQAADPFSRADRPLGPYDTDEKVTPYQQATTYNNFYEFGTDKSDPARLARSLKTRPWTVRIDGEVRKPQTVDIDTLQSWFPLEDRVYRMRCVEGWSMVMPWLGFPLAGLIRRLEPTSKAKYVQFTALLDPKQFPGQRQPVLKWPYVEGLRLDEALHPLSFMAVGLHGRALPGQNGAPLRLVVPWKYGFKNIKSIVRITLTEKQPQTTWALAAPQEYGFYANVNPAVPHPRWSQATERRIGELGRRKTLPFNGYADEVASLYRGMDLRKNF
- a CDS encoding ABC transporter permease, yielding MRFVALNAPSAARAALVTLAALVTALLICALIFTLAGQSPAEVYGTMLRGTLGDSTGLGEVGRRTIPLLLIGAGLALAFRAQFFNIGAEGQLLLGAVFAAGTALFVPLPGPLLLPAVFVAGFVGGGLWALIAAALRRVNVNEILSTLMLNYIAVALVTYLIAGPWKGKDVRGYIYTDTFPASTYLPTLPGSQVHWPTLLLGVAVALGLQWVLSRSTFGYALRVVGENPGAARYAGLSSGRVALLVALITGGAAGLAGAGEVAGIHHRLLEAGQISLGYGFTAVIVAWLARGNPALCLITAPVMGIILAGGDILKIDLNLPFRVVDIFSGVILLCLIASEVFVRHRVQWGRA
- a CDS encoding protein-methionine-sulfoxide reductase heme-binding subunit MsrQ, with product MGWLVPAVTVGGLLPVAVLILDALSGALGANPIQRATLQTGLLTLVLLILSLACTPLRLLTGWTWPARIRKTLGLLAFGYAALHFLIYLFDHGFDLALMTEDVLKRPFITAGFTALLLLVPLALTSTPRAVKRLGFQRWTRLHQLSYVAVSLGALHYYWGVKQDHTPPLIYAAVIATLFLIRFLKRRPARPGRQAGSRPAKP
- a CDS encoding MBL fold metallo-hydrolase; the protein is MPAFRAELVSVPMYANVFLLTTPQGRLLVDTGTVVHAPRFMGLLRSFRPDALLVTHAHPDHAGGAFLAARAGLNVLAHPLEHPALLGQVHDLPYPAGRPGVGRLVSRAHPKVPGSALRAALPGQELLGWEVVHLPGHTAGQIGVRRGGVLIAADAVVGSVDGAHLPRAAYNHDHAQALATLKTVAGMDLREIWPGHGGPLTPAQVQARAARDEG
- a CDS encoding ABC transporter ATP-binding protein, whose translation is MVANDAVDLTVHAGEVLALLGENGAGKSTLISILYGLYQPDEGAVELDGRAVRIGSPAQALRLGVGLVPQHPLLVSRHSVAENLALGGAGGLFPARRVAGRVRELSARYGLEVNPDSRVSDLSPGEKQRVEIVRALLGGARVLILDEPTSVLTPQEADGLFRVMRELKADGRSLIFISHKLDEVLAVADRVTVLRRGKVVGGVPTLGATRESLAELMVGRSVDFTRKRADGPGPEAGALLSVQDLSAQGSRGLPALRGVSFELRRGEVLGVAGIAGNGQSELVEVLAGLHEATGTVTLDGQPLSGDAAGRFRSGVAHIPEDRIHSGTVPTMTVAENLALRDFGRPPLARGLARDLGATDDRARREVEAYAVATPGIHTPTRLLSGGNIQKLILARELAGQPKLILAVHPTYGLDIGATDQVHRVLLDRTAQGAGVLLVSEDLDELLSLSDRVAVMVGGSLLGPFPAGEVTRESLGLLMGGAHPHSIPGADQGSAGVGA
- a CDS encoding redoxin family protein, producing MNRLIAASLLILAAPASSATGPSMTARAVTVTSVATGQTPPELTGGPWLNAPAPLTLAGLKGKVVLVNFWVYSCINCHNSLPTLKGWYGKYRTQGLEIIGVHTPEFESDRPTASVQAALKEDGVTWPVVQDNARTNWRAWGIRAWPTFLLIDRHGRVRYTHRGEISSRFPQAIPLLDARLRALLAEK
- a CDS encoding metallophosphoesterase, with product MRPLWVIGDIHGAYDKLRAILLRAGLIDFDGSWTAGDAHVVFLGDYVDRGPNGVGVIRLIRSLEVQAQEVGGQVTALLGNHEVMFLAALVFRHSDPQDRYGYREYWLENGGQVRDADLLEPSDLAWLSERPAMAASHDWLLVHADSLMYLKLGSSVEGVNAAVLELMTNPDPDDWGAFLNTFTDRFAFVLGAGDEKARQMLSTFGGQRIAHGHTPVYVLLDEHLHGPTVGAGAPIPYAGRLCVAMDSGMAYREDAGFIARLNRHGIAEVVTFPSGGDFY
- a CDS encoding BMP family ABC transporter substrate-binding protein, whose translation is MKKTILAALPVTLALLGTATSPAAQAQQTAKLKACFIYVGPVGDIGWSYAHDEARKKTEKALPWLETKYVESVPEGQATPVIDRLVKDNCKVIFTTSFGFMDQTLDAAKKYPNVIFAHASGFKRAPNMATYMADFYQIYYLNGMMAAAVSKTDKLGYVAAFPVPELKRHISAFALGARAVNPKATVSVKWINAWFDPNKAREAAESLISEGAGALAFTEDTATVVQTAAARKIPSFAHYSPMYKFAPDYVVSGQIVHWEKIYIDFLTKIRTGTYNTKNLQKVDYWNLLRGGSVELGAQDGMAINPKWVPALKAKSMTVNGKKTTVYDRVMALKTDMEKGGKFDPFTGPIKDRNGILRVPAGKVATVAELNNMAWVVPGVTGQIADEPKK